The Rhodothermaceae bacterium genome window below encodes:
- a CDS encoding VWA domain-containing protein yields the protein MAWLYESHLWILWAVPIVIALSLYAAWRRRALQIRFGDIALVRRLSKSVSGRRRRYKASIMVTAVALLSLALAGPQVGTQLREIKREGIDLVIALDVSASMLAEDVAPNRLGRARNEIKRLLSELRGDRVGLVIFAGDAFIQCPLTTDYSAVRLFLDVANPDLLPTPGTDFGAAMQMAIQAFDAPSATIDSEATLSKALLIVSDGENHVAELDEILATARDEGITVFTAGVGDMDGAPIPVYNATGQRTGYKRDLEGQIVHSRLEEAGLKALSADGAYFQVARTSSSLSQLIPALEGLHQVGFAEEEFEDYDLKYQWPLALALLLLCVDGLVTVRRSPVKKQEI from the coding sequence ATGGCCTGGCTTTATGAGTCACATCTTTGGATACTCTGGGCGGTGCCCATTGTGATTGCGCTCAGTCTTTATGCGGCCTGGAGACGCCGTGCATTGCAAATCCGCTTTGGAGATATTGCGCTCGTGCGCAGGCTCTCCAAAAGTGTCAGCGGACGACGACGGCGCTACAAAGCCTCAATCATGGTGACCGCTGTTGCACTGCTGTCCCTTGCGCTTGCTGGACCTCAGGTAGGCACGCAGTTGCGTGAAATCAAGCGGGAAGGAATTGATCTGGTCATCGCACTGGATGTATCGGCCTCGATGCTGGCCGAGGATGTGGCACCGAACCGATTAGGCCGAGCGCGCAATGAAATTAAACGACTCCTGAGTGAGCTCCGTGGTGATCGTGTTGGACTGGTCATCTTTGCTGGAGATGCTTTTATCCAGTGCCCTCTGACAACGGACTACAGTGCTGTACGTCTGTTTCTTGATGTTGCAAACCCAGACCTCTTACCCACTCCCGGCACAGATTTTGGTGCAGCTATGCAAATGGCTATCCAAGCCTTTGATGCGCCTTCAGCCACCATTGACTCGGAAGCAACCCTATCCAAAGCACTCCTGATTGTATCTGATGGGGAAAACCACGTTGCTGAGCTGGACGAAATCCTGGCAACTGCACGGGATGAAGGGATCACTGTGTTCACTGCCGGAGTTGGTGATATGGATGGGGCGCCGATCCCTGTGTACAACGCAACCGGGCAGCGTACAGGGTACAAACGAGATCTTGAGGGACAGATTGTCCATTCCCGCCTTGAAGAGGCGGGGCTGAAAGCATTGAGTGCGGATGGTGCCTACTTTCAGGTTGCCCGCACATCAAGCTCTCTTTCTCAATTGATCCCTGCACTCGAGGGACTGCACCAGGTCGGCTTTGCAGAAGAAGAGTTTGAAGACTACGATCTTAAATACCAATGGCCTTTGGCACTGGCTTTATTGTTGTTATGTGTCGATGGACTGGTTACTGTCCGTCGATCCCCAGTTAAGAAACAGGAAATTTAA
- a CDS encoding tetratricopeptide repeat protein — translation MKCGVNFFLTFMICHGLAQAQQLEDALRVFDEANRLVESGAYENAIDQYHAVIETGYESGALYHNLAGAYYRLDELGEAVRYYERSRRLLGDDPQLLHNIQIIESRVQSPFSQLPTPFWRAWWNQLFGQYSALPFLSIGISLYLISCLLYAQLLWSRIRSSWHRRARAGALASGLTLLLIAVVISSERNSIQGASILEPTTMTTETGSIEVPEGVKVTLVGEAVAGTEVRLPNGVQGYVDANILGEF, via the coding sequence ATGAAGTGCGGTGTGAATTTCTTCCTGACTTTCATGATCTGCCATGGACTGGCACAGGCCCAACAGTTGGAGGATGCCCTCCGTGTCTTTGATGAAGCGAATCGCCTTGTTGAGTCCGGTGCTTATGAAAACGCGATTGATCAATACCACGCTGTGATTGAAACGGGCTATGAGAGTGGCGCCCTCTACCACAACCTCGCGGGTGCCTACTACCGCCTCGATGAACTCGGAGAGGCCGTGCGATATTATGAGCGTTCCCGCCGATTGCTGGGAGACGATCCCCAGCTCCTGCATAACATTCAGATCATAGAGTCACGTGTTCAGAGTCCATTTTCCCAACTCCCGACCCCATTCTGGCGAGCATGGTGGAATCAATTGTTCGGGCAGTACTCGGCGCTCCCATTTCTGAGTATCGGGATCAGCTTGTACCTGATCTCCTGCCTGTTGTATGCTCAGTTACTCTGGTCAAGAATACGAAGTAGTTGGCATCGACGGGCACGCGCGGGCGCCCTTGCTTCGGGGCTTACCCTGCTACTGATCGCGGTAGTGATCTCCAGTGAGCGAAACTCAATACAAGGTGCATCTATTCTGGAACCTACAACAATGACCACGGAGACTGGAAGCATTGAAGTCCCTGAAGGAGTCAAAGTCACGCTGGTTGGTGAGGCGGTGGCAGGCACCGAAGTCCGTCTCCCAAACGGAGTACAGGGATATGTGGACGCGAATATTCTTGGTGAGTTCTGA
- the purQ gene encoding phosphoribosylformylglycinamidine synthase subunit PurQ, with the protein MRVGVIVFPGSNCDHDAYHVARHVFGLETTFIWHKERHLPPVDLVIVPGGFSYGDYLRAGAVARFSFIMDSVVRFAERGGLVLGICNGFQILCECGLLPGVLLSNASVRFVCKWVHLRTDNVDVPFTSTAELGQILRLPVAHGEGNYFAEASELVELERNGQVVFRYTTPEGEVTPGANPNGSSNNIAGIVNREGNVLGMMPHPERAAENVLGGCDGAVLFRSLMGVTA; encoded by the coding sequence ATGCGAGTAGGCGTCATTGTTTTCCCAGGCTCAAATTGTGACCACGACGCCTATCACGTTGCACGACATGTGTTTGGTCTTGAGACGACCTTCATCTGGCACAAAGAGCGCCATCTACCGCCGGTTGACTTGGTGATTGTGCCTGGTGGCTTTTCCTATGGAGACTATCTCCGTGCGGGAGCCGTCGCTCGGTTTTCATTCATTATGGACAGCGTGGTGCGTTTTGCAGAACGGGGAGGCCTTGTCCTTGGAATTTGTAACGGGTTCCAAATCCTGTGTGAATGTGGACTCCTGCCGGGTGTGTTGCTTTCTAACGCCTCGGTTCGGTTTGTTTGCAAGTGGGTGCACCTGCGTACGGACAATGTTGATGTTCCCTTTACGAGCACCGCAGAATTGGGACAGATCCTGAGGCTTCCTGTGGCTCACGGCGAGGGAAACTACTTTGCGGAGGCGTCGGAATTGGTTGAATTAGAGCGTAATGGACAGGTCGTATTCCGGTATACAACACCGGAGGGTGAGGTCACACCAGGGGCAAATCCCAATGGGTCATCCAATAATATTGCGGGGATTGTCAATCGGGAAGGAAACGTGTTGGGCATGATGCCTCATCCGGAGCGTGCTGCCGAGAATGTCTTGGGAGGCTGCGATGGAGCGGTATTGTTTCGAAGTCTCATGGGTGTAACTGCCTGA
- a CDS encoding DUF58 domain-containing protein, whose amino-acid sequence MIPRELFAKIRRIEIRTKGLVNNVFGGEYHSAFKGRGIEFSEVRSYQFGDDIRTIDWNVTARTGEAFVKIFEEEREQTLLLVVDISGSSDFGSRDKFKREIAAEICAVLGFSAIKNNDKVGLLLFSDQVELFVPPKSGRRHVLRLVRDLFAHKPQSSGTALQSALDHILHVIRRRSIVLLVSDFFDEGEGFERSLRMVSRRHDTVAVHLTDPREQVLPPLGLVTLYDPETNQSRSLDTGSRAVRDTFQHSSTQTHERLKVLFRRARVDYVEIKCGEDFVDPLAKFFRARAQVA is encoded by the coding sequence ATGATTCCACGCGAACTTTTCGCCAAGATTCGGCGAATAGAAATACGTACGAAAGGCCTGGTGAATAACGTTTTCGGTGGAGAATACCATTCGGCCTTTAAGGGGCGTGGCATTGAATTTTCTGAGGTGCGCTCCTATCAGTTTGGAGATGATATTCGAACCATTGACTGGAATGTGACCGCACGGACGGGCGAAGCTTTCGTGAAAATCTTTGAAGAAGAGCGTGAACAGACATTATTGCTTGTAGTGGATATCTCAGGATCCAGCGATTTTGGAAGCCGTGACAAGTTTAAACGGGAGATTGCTGCAGAGATTTGTGCAGTCCTGGGGTTTAGCGCCATCAAAAACAACGATAAGGTCGGGCTCTTGCTATTCTCGGATCAGGTCGAACTCTTTGTGCCGCCAAAGAGCGGACGTCGACACGTACTGCGCCTCGTGCGTGACCTGTTTGCTCACAAGCCACAGTCTTCCGGCACCGCACTGCAAAGCGCTCTGGATCATATCCTGCATGTTATTCGCCGTCGATCCATCGTACTGCTGGTGAGTGATTTCTTTGACGAAGGCGAAGGCTTCGAGCGATCACTACGGATGGTCTCACGTCGGCATGATACCGTTGCAGTGCACCTCACGGATCCCAGAGAACAGGTACTTCCCCCATTGGGCCTTGTGACCCTGTACGACCCCGAAACCAATCAGTCCCGGTCACTGGACACGGGAAGCCGAGCAGTACGAGACACATTTCAACATTCCTCGACACAAACACATGAGCGGCTCAAAGTACTTTTTCGTAGAGCACGTGTTGATTACGTTGAAATCAAGTGCGGAGAAGACTTCGTGGATCCACTGGCGAAATTTTTTCGTGCACGTGCGCAGGTTGCCTGA
- a CDS encoding rhomboid family intramembrane serine protease — translation MFFGLDAPITLLLLVSIVMVSGFALFGNPLLIDRLGFRPTRVTKESYRYITGGFVHVSLTHLLFNAITLYFFGPLLELRLGSIEYLILYMGSLLCAHALTHVQHRHNSAYNAVGASGAISGVLFAYVLFAPYDMIYFFGIVPIPAILFAFLFVAGSIYAMRSGRSFGIAHEAHLGGAIGGALLTVMLEPRVFPSFLDQLI, via the coding sequence ATGTTTTTCGGATTGGATGCCCCGATCACACTACTGCTACTCGTCTCCATCGTAATGGTGAGTGGGTTTGCTCTCTTTGGGAACCCACTTTTGATTGATCGTCTGGGGTTTCGGCCGACGCGGGTGACCAAAGAATCCTATCGCTATATCACAGGGGGATTTGTGCATGTATCCCTGACGCACTTGCTTTTCAATGCGATCACGCTGTATTTCTTTGGCCCATTGCTGGAACTCCGTTTAGGAAGTATAGAGTATTTGATTCTGTACATGGGATCCCTATTGTGTGCGCATGCCCTGACCCATGTTCAGCATCGGCACAACAGTGCCTATAATGCGGTTGGGGCAAGCGGGGCAATCAGTGGCGTGCTGTTCGCGTATGTGTTATTTGCTCCGTACGACATGATCTATTTCTTTGGGATTGTGCCTATTCCGGCAATTCTTTTTGCGTTTCTGTTCGTAGCGGGGAGTATTTACGCAATGAGGAGTGGGAGATCGTTCGGGATTGCACATGAAGCCCATCTGGGTGGTGCGATCGGGGGTGCACTATTGACTGTAATGCTTGAGCCGCGCGTATTCCCTTCATTCCTTGATCAACTTATCTAA
- a CDS encoding type II toxin-antitoxin system HipA family toxin, translated as MRHEPVQHIKVGLDFGNNSRLVGHLALRGQQVYFEYDAEFIRRGLNLSPFRLPLKPGVQTFHTQLFEGLPGVFNDSLPDGWGRLLFDRAMRKRGILPPMLSPLDRLAYVGKAGMGALIYEPDHSEAGEGIGIDLDWFAEQSQSVLEGEAEDVLGELLALNGSSAGARPKALIGYNRKAGRIIHGSQVLPKGYEPWIVKFANSQDGPDAGAVEFVYSEMARRAGLMIPETYLFPAKQGAGYFAIKRFDQNQSGRLHMHTACGLLHSDHRIPALDYHDLLELTLHLTRSIRESEKIFQYAVFNVMAHNRDDHSKNFSFLMDETGAWKVSPAYDLTFSYGPGGEQSTMVIGEGKSPSMEHLRALGRRAEISDAKTEEILGRTKYSLGRWSELAKVHGVRTATHDLVHAQINRL; from the coding sequence ATGAGGCACGAGCCGGTACAACACATAAAGGTTGGACTGGATTTTGGTAATAATTCCAGGCTCGTGGGGCATCTAGCCCTACGGGGTCAGCAAGTATATTTTGAATATGATGCAGAATTCATACGTCGAGGTCTCAATCTGTCCCCTTTCCGGTTACCGTTAAAACCTGGAGTACAAACTTTCCATACACAACTTTTTGAAGGTCTACCGGGTGTATTCAACGATAGTTTGCCAGATGGTTGGGGGAGACTTTTGTTTGACAGGGCCATGCGTAAGCGAGGCATTTTGCCGCCGATGCTGAGTCCGCTTGACCGGTTGGCATATGTTGGCAAGGCTGGTATGGGAGCATTGATCTACGAACCGGATCACTCTGAAGCTGGGGAGGGAATCGGAATAGATCTTGACTGGTTTGCCGAGCAATCTCAGAGTGTTTTGGAAGGCGAAGCTGAGGATGTTTTAGGCGAACTTCTGGCACTGAATGGGTCATCAGCAGGTGCGCGGCCAAAAGCACTGATCGGATATAATCGTAAGGCCGGGCGCATCATTCACGGGAGTCAGGTTTTACCGAAAGGCTATGAACCATGGATTGTCAAATTTGCGAATTCACAAGATGGCCCTGATGCGGGAGCCGTTGAATTTGTGTATTCAGAAATGGCGCGGCGAGCTGGACTTATGATTCCCGAGACATATCTATTTCCGGCGAAACAGGGGGCCGGATATTTTGCGATCAAGCGCTTTGATCAAAATCAAAGCGGACGTTTGCATATGCACACCGCTTGTGGATTATTGCATTCGGACCATAGAATTCCAGCACTTGATTATCACGACTTACTGGAACTCACTCTGCATCTGACACGCAGCATTCGGGAGTCAGAGAAAATATTCCAGTACGCGGTCTTCAACGTCATGGCACATAACCGAGATGATCATTCCAAGAATTTTTCATTTCTCATGGATGAAACGGGCGCGTGGAAAGTTTCGCCAGCCTATGATCTGACGTTCTCATATGGCCCGGGCGGGGAACAGAGCACTATGGTGATAGGAGAGGGCAAATCGCCAAGCATGGAACATCTTAGAGCGCTGGGGCGGCGTGCTGAAATAAGTGACGCCAAAACCGAAGAAATCCTTGGGCGGACAAAATATTCACTTGGAAGGTGGAGCGAACTGGCGAAGGTCCATGGAGTGAGGACGGCAACTCATGACCTGGTTCACGCGCAGATTAACAGGCTTTGA
- a CDS encoding polyisoprenoid-binding protein, whose product MKIRALLFASLLLVAFSIPTEEPSSWSIDVAHSSISFKVRHLGISNVRGEFLTYDAEILMDGTDLSTLAVDATIETTSIDTGNERRDNHLRSDDFFGAEEFPNMTFTSTGVTEVDGDEFLLAGDLTIRDVTKSIVLEGEFLGTATMGDSERAGFEATATVNRKEFNLSWDRLTEAGGFVVGHDVEIILELELIKD is encoded by the coding sequence ATGAAAATTCGCGCTTTGCTTTTCGCTTCCCTACTTCTTGTGGCTTTTTCAATCCCCACAGAAGAGCCCTCATCCTGGTCTATTGATGTAGCCCACTCGAGTATCTCGTTTAAGGTGCGCCATTTGGGTATTTCGAATGTTCGCGGTGAATTCCTTACCTACGATGCAGAAATCTTAATGGATGGTACTGATTTGAGTACCTTGGCGGTGGATGCCACCATCGAAACCACAAGCATTGATACGGGGAATGAACGTCGGGATAATCATTTGCGCTCGGATGATTTCTTTGGAGCGGAAGAGTTTCCAAACATGACGTTTACCAGCACGGGAGTTACGGAAGTTGATGGCGATGAATTCCTTTTAGCCGGGGACCTGACCATCAGAGATGTAACCAAATCTATTGTCCTGGAAGGCGAGTTTCTTGGAACCGCCACGATGGGCGACTCGGAACGCGCTGGATTCGAGGCAACCGCAACGGTCAACCGGAAAGAATTCAATCTGTCCTGGGATCGACTGACGGAAGCCGGGGGGTTTGTCGTAGGGCATGATGTTGAGATCATTCTTGAGTTAGAATTGATCAAAGACTAA
- a CDS encoding tetratricopeptide repeat protein — protein sequence MTLTAIFGISLAMIQVIPGSGPKQHGRAGNDHLKQEQYEEAEVAYQEGLSSYQPSEGIDQTYYGLQNNLGLSLHRQENFEDASRAFEEALAHAPNADAVTKSAFNAGNNAFTRQQLERALEHYQTALLADPDNEDAKFNFEFVSRQLQQQQDQQQESGGDEQQEDEQNEDQEGEQNEEQNEDQQGEQEQEQQQEQNDQGQDDSEQPDQQDEQNQPREAPLTREQAERILEALENEEEELLREVQKIEGRPRRVAKDW from the coding sequence ATGACATTGACCGCGATTTTCGGAATTTCCCTGGCAATGATTCAAGTAATCCCTGGATCTGGCCCGAAACAGCACGGCAGAGCTGGTAATGACCATCTCAAGCAGGAGCAATACGAAGAAGCAGAGGTTGCGTATCAAGAGGGACTTTCATCCTATCAACCTTCCGAAGGAATTGACCAGACTTATTACGGACTCCAAAATAATCTAGGCCTGAGTCTGCATCGACAGGAAAATTTTGAAGATGCTAGCCGCGCATTTGAAGAGGCTTTGGCCCATGCCCCAAATGCCGACGCTGTTACCAAATCAGCATTTAATGCTGGCAATAATGCATTCACCCGTCAGCAGCTGGAAAGAGCCCTGGAACACTATCAAACCGCTTTACTGGCAGATCCAGACAATGAAGATGCAAAATTTAATTTTGAATTTGTAAGCAGGCAGTTACAACAGCAGCAAGATCAGCAGCAGGAATCGGGCGGGGACGAGCAGCAAGAAGATGAACAAAACGAAGACCAGGAAGGAGAACAGAACGAGGAGCAAAATGAAGACCAACAAGGTGAACAAGAGCAGGAGCAGCAACAGGAGCAGAACGATCAAGGGCAGGATGATTCAGAGCAACCTGATCAACAAGACGAGCAGAATCAACCTCGTGAAGCTCCTCTGACACGGGAACAGGCCGAACGTATCCTTGAAGCACTCGAGAATGAGGAGGAAGAGCTTTTGCGGGAAGTACAAAAAATAGAAGGACGCCCCAGGCGTGTAGCAAAAGACTGGTGA
- a CDS encoding VWA domain-containing protein: MEFAQPQWLFLLILVPAYGLLSWFRSRRTPGLVFSNTRAAQNAPRGLRVYASILPPLLRMGAMALCILALARPQIREVTQERYAEGVDIVLVLDTSTSMRAEDFRPNRFEAAREVASEFIDGRMSDRIGLIVFAAKAYTQAPLTLDYQFLQRMLAEVEVGIIQDGTAIGTALATAVNRLKDTVAESKIIILLTDGQNNRGEIDPVTASEVAATLGVRIYAIGVGAYGEAPFVVDRPFGGRQRQMVPVEIDEDMLRSIAQGTGGQYFRATNEEALREIYGQIGELEKTEIETRIYTDYEERYIRFLFPGLLLVLIEIFLNTTLLRRFP, translated from the coding sequence ATGGAGTTTGCTCAGCCACAATGGTTATTTCTCTTGATCCTGGTCCCTGCCTATGGGCTGTTGAGCTGGTTCCGAAGCCGACGTACGCCAGGGCTTGTCTTCAGCAATACAAGAGCAGCACAAAACGCTCCGCGTGGACTTCGGGTTTATGCCTCTATCCTGCCACCATTGCTTCGCATGGGAGCTATGGCGCTGTGCATATTGGCACTGGCGCGTCCCCAGATTCGGGAAGTAACCCAAGAGCGTTATGCGGAAGGTGTCGATATTGTCCTCGTCCTGGATACGTCCACCAGTATGCGTGCAGAGGACTTTAGACCGAACCGCTTCGAAGCTGCCCGTGAGGTCGCCTCTGAATTTATTGACGGACGAATGTCGGACCGAATTGGTCTGATCGTGTTTGCAGCAAAAGCCTACACGCAGGCACCACTAACCCTGGACTATCAGTTCCTCCAACGTATGCTGGCCGAGGTAGAGGTCGGAATCATTCAAGATGGCACAGCGATTGGGACCGCACTGGCTACGGCAGTAAACCGGCTGAAAGATACCGTTGCAGAGAGTAAAATCATCATTCTGCTAACCGATGGGCAAAATAACCGCGGAGAAATTGACCCGGTAACAGCTTCCGAGGTTGCAGCGACACTGGGAGTCCGTATCTATGCGATTGGTGTAGGAGCCTATGGAGAAGCTCCGTTTGTCGTTGACCGTCCCTTTGGAGGGAGACAGCGCCAGATGGTGCCGGTGGAAATTGACGAGGATATGCTGCGTTCAATTGCTCAGGGAACCGGTGGGCAATACTTTCGCGCCACGAATGAAGAGGCACTCCGTGAAATCTATGGACAGATCGGTGAATTGGAGAAAACCGAGATCGAAACGCGTATTTATACAGACTATGAGGAACGCTACATTCGTTTCTTATTTCCTGGACTACTTCTTGTCCTGATTGAAATTTTTCTCAACACAACATTACTCCGACGCTTCCCCTGA
- a CDS encoding protein BatD: MRCILFLVGLAITAHISVAQTVSGLVSSPTIGNQETVAYTLEISGVDASEIVDPSAPDAEGLVLVSPSASRGTSISITNGRVSRSVSYTWHYRPEQEGDARILEASVTIGDENYSAPAVSITVVPQAQRPRPQRRSPFGGFSLFDDPVPAAPPPEVTEQDIFIRARQSGREAYLNEQVTLDYQLYFRPGTLPRNSRQSDSWDAEGFWREELDLSENPTPELVVENGIRYQMVSIRRVAVFPTRPGELSIDPLKIAAEVQSPDADPFSSPLFSRTYSTVERASPTISITSKALPPGAPDGFSGAVGQYSLSAELSQTELEVGEALQLTVAVEGLGNIALIEAPQPDLPGIFEVYDPEVNISKTESGGLIRGQKAFTWLLIPRSNGTFQVPPIRFVFFDPSREEYVVRTVDLDPVTITGTAPAAVAVTSTASGFPVDDIALLKRDPRWTTVNRTPLHHHPWFYLLLLIPVLGLSVTAVLRRRVTRLATDTAWARNRRAHPFARKHLKNAKKLLEEGNPDKFYAALEQAVLGFLGNRLNISERGLTRPQLANLLAEAGLPADRQQELIQFLDACDAARFAPIPPEYSEMEEHLTQASQILSSIADELETVNQ; this comes from the coding sequence ATGCGGTGTATACTCTTCTTGGTCGGACTCGCCATCACAGCCCACATTTCGGTTGCACAGACCGTCTCTGGGTTAGTCTCTTCCCCCACGATCGGCAACCAGGAAACCGTAGCCTACACGTTGGAGATCTCTGGAGTGGATGCTTCCGAGATCGTGGATCCCAGTGCTCCTGATGCCGAAGGGCTTGTACTGGTTTCCCCCTCAGCCTCACGTGGAACTAGTATCTCCATCACGAACGGGCGCGTCTCCCGTAGCGTGAGCTATACCTGGCACTACCGACCTGAGCAAGAAGGAGATGCGCGGATTCTGGAAGCCAGTGTAACCATTGGGGATGAAAATTATAGTGCGCCTGCGGTTTCAATCACGGTCGTCCCACAGGCGCAGAGACCGAGGCCGCAGCGGCGCTCTCCCTTTGGAGGATTTAGTCTGTTTGATGATCCAGTCCCTGCAGCACCTCCCCCGGAGGTGACCGAACAGGACATCTTTATTCGTGCACGTCAAAGTGGTCGAGAAGCCTATCTGAATGAACAGGTCACCCTTGACTACCAGCTGTATTTCCGACCGGGAACCTTGCCCCGTAACAGCCGCCAGTCTGATTCCTGGGATGCAGAAGGATTCTGGCGCGAAGAACTGGATCTTTCTGAGAATCCGACACCAGAATTAGTTGTCGAGAATGGGATCCGCTATCAGATGGTTTCGATCCGGCGGGTTGCGGTTTTCCCTACGCGACCGGGAGAGCTTTCCATTGATCCGCTCAAGATTGCAGCGGAAGTGCAATCCCCGGATGCAGATCCATTCAGCAGCCCTCTGTTTTCACGTACGTACTCGACGGTTGAGCGAGCTTCTCCCACCATAAGCATCACCTCCAAAGCACTTCCACCCGGAGCACCGGATGGGTTCTCTGGTGCGGTGGGGCAATATTCACTCAGTGCGGAGCTCAGTCAGACTGAACTGGAAGTCGGTGAGGCGCTGCAGCTCACGGTAGCTGTCGAAGGGCTCGGGAATATCGCACTGATTGAAGCTCCGCAGCCTGACCTCCCCGGCATCTTCGAGGTCTATGATCCCGAGGTCAATATCTCAAAAACGGAAAGTGGAGGATTGATACGAGGACAAAAAGCCTTCACATGGCTTCTGATCCCACGCTCGAACGGGACCTTTCAGGTTCCACCCATTCGATTTGTTTTTTTTGATCCGTCACGGGAAGAATATGTTGTCCGTACTGTTGATCTAGATCCTGTTACCATTACCGGTACCGCTCCTGCTGCGGTTGCTGTCACGTCTACGGCCTCGGGATTTCCGGTAGATGATATTGCGCTTCTGAAACGAGATCCCCGGTGGACCACCGTGAACCGTACGCCCCTTCATCATCACCCCTGGTTTTATCTACTCCTGTTGATTCCTGTGCTTGGACTTAGTGTTACGGCTGTATTGAGACGTCGAGTTACACGTCTTGCTACAGATACTGCCTGGGCCCGAAACCGCAGAGCCCATCCTTTTGCCCGTAAGCACCTCAAGAACGCGAAAAAACTCCTCGAAGAAGGGAACCCGGATAAATTTTACGCTGCACTGGAGCAAGCTGTACTCGGCTTTCTTGGGAATCGTCTGAATATTTCCGAGCGAGGACTGACCAGGCCTCAACTTGCCAATCTACTGGCTGAAGCTGGGCTTCCAGCCGATAGGCAACAGGAACTGATCCAGTTTCTTGATGCCTGTGACGCCGCGCGGTTTGCCCCCATACCTCCAGAGTACTCCGAGATGGAAGAACACCTTACGCAAGCGAGTCAAATTTTGAGCTCAATTGCCGATGAACTTGAAACTGTCAATCAATGA
- a CDS encoding helix-turn-helix transcriptional regulator → MVFITPTKAKIALAENMRERRLALNLTQAGLSERSGVALGTLRKFEQSGAISIDNLLKLMLVVGGLRKIVEASAPDQETFSSIDDVLSGNSRPMRKRGSHS, encoded by the coding sequence ATAGTATTTATTACACCTACAAAAGCGAAAATAGCGCTTGCCGAAAACATGAGAGAGCGTCGCCTCGCGCTCAATCTGACACAAGCTGGTCTTAGCGAACGTTCGGGGGTCGCCTTAGGTACTCTCAGAAAATTTGAGCAAAGCGGTGCTATATCGATTGACAATTTGTTGAAGCTGATGCTGGTCGTTGGAGGTCTGAGGAAAATCGTAGAGGCGAGCGCACCGGACCAAGAAACGTTCTCATCCATTGACGATGTTTTGTCCGGCAATTCTCGCCCCATGCGCAAACGGGGGTCACATTCATGA